The Arvicola amphibius chromosome 6, mArvAmp1.2, whole genome shotgun sequence DNA window CCAAGCTGAATCATGAACAGAGACAGAGGTAATCAGATTAAGTCAAAAACAGCTAAGCTAATAATACTgcttactttctttaaaaatatgtatctatTATTCCTATTGTATGGGTGGGATAtgcacatgtgaaagtcagaagacatcTTGTGGgcttgattctctccttccatgtgggcTCATGGAATTGAACTCAACAATCAAGTGCAACTAAGACTTCCTGGCCCTGGACTAGGTCACTAACTGAATTTTATTCATACAAAACTGGAGATTGCACAAAACTTGTTTCTTAGATGTGATGCTCCAGGGACAAAGCAGTGAAACACCAAGTGTTGCGGCCGCCTTCTGCAGAGTTCCACGTTGCAGGAACTCTAGACGGGACCCACACGGAAACCTAATCGGTGTTCCATTTGGAATAGCTTGTGGCCCAAAATAACTAAATTTAGCAAGGCACTTGTTGTGTAAGCCTGTAATCTGAACTTGAACAGAACTGAGGTACAGCCAAGTTGTCCGTTGGGTTCAATAACTCAACCGAACAAAATTAAGATTTATCTTGTAACTGTTATCATGGATTAAGCACAGATCCAAGTGTCACTCTTCTTTTGAGTACAGAATGGggctctgaaaagagcctttTGTTTCTAAGAGCCTTCCGAAAACTATACCATTCACTTGGCCTTGTGGTGGCTGCTCTCGGTCTTCTTGGGCAGCAGCACCGCCTGGATGTTGGGCAGGACGCCGCCCTGCGCGATCGTCACGCGGCCCAGCAGCTTGTTGAGCTCCTCGTCGTTGCGGATGGCCAGCTGCAGGTGGCGCGGGATGATGCGCGTCTTCTTGTTGTCGCGGGCCGCGTTGCCAGCCAGCTCCAGGATCTCGGCCGTCAGGTACTCCAGCACGGCCGCCAGGTACACCGGGGCGCCGGCGCCCACCCGCTCCGCGTAGTTGCCCTTGCGGAGAAGGCGGTGCACGCGGCCCACGGGGAACTGCAAGCCGGCCCGGGAGGAGCGGGTCTTGGCCTTGGCGCGAGCCTTGCCGCCCTGTTTGCCACGTCCAGACATCGCGAACTAACGTGTATAATAATTTACCTACTGAACTGGAAGAGCAGTTCAATCTTTATATTTACACAGTGGCGCTAAAAAAGAAGACGTGGTATTGGTTAgaagtttattttcatattaaccAATAGAAGTAAGGACTTGGACAATTTGTCTTGTGATTGGATAAAACGAAGTTCAACTAACCAATAAGATTGCGTCTCAGTTTTCACCTCATTTGCATATGGAAATCTATATAAGGAGAGCGTTCGCTTGCCTGTGAACGTTGCCAATCGACGTTATTGAGAAAACTGTCATGCCTGAGCCAACGAAGTCCGCTCCCGCCCCTAAGAAGGGCTCCAAGAAGGCCGTGACCAAGGCCCAGAAGAAGGACGGCAAGAAGCGCAAGCGCAGCCGCAAGGAGAGCTACTCGGTGTACGTGTACAAGGTGCTGAAGCAGGTCCACCCCGACACCGGCATCTCTTCCAAGGCCATGGGCATCATGAACTCGTTCGTCAACGACATCTTCGAGCGCATCGCGGGCGAGGCGTCGCGCCTGGCGCATTACAACAAGCGCTCGACCATCACGTCCCGGGAGATCCAGACGGCCGTGCGCCTGCTGCTGCCCGGCGAGCTGGCCAAGCACGCCGTGTCCGAGGGCACCAAGGCCGTCACCAAGTACACCAGCTCCAAGTGAGCGCGCCCATCTCTCTCTTAACCCAAAGGCTCTTTAAAGaggcccccgccccccccccaacttcgTAGGAAACAGCTGTTACACGACATCCCTTCTCTCTCCAATTTCCTTTGATGCAAGCTTTGCCTCCCCATGCCAGTAGCAACATGTGGCAACCCAAATGTTTATTCTGAAAAGTTGTACAACataaattctatattttaaagaCTGGTTCACATTGCTTAAGTGTTTAGAACTCAATATCCCATAAGCCCTCCAGACACGTTAGCTGAGTATCTTGGCCCCAACTAGGCATTTTCAGTGTACCTTTGAGCTTTTTCAGTCGTGATTTGGTAGTGTAAGTTTGCCATGGTTCTCGTGGCACCATAACTTTGCCACGCCTTTTGTATTGTGGGCAACAAGTCTCCTTGGCTTTGATTTCACCCTGAACACCTGAACTTGCCTCAAATTTTGCATCTTTGGGCCTTAACTTGggtagctggggttataggcctgTACAACCAAGTGTGGTTTTACATGGTcccggttttgtttgtttgtttgtttgtttgttttaatcggGCTGCCTGGTAACCTCAGGTCTcttgttgattttaaaaattgtcttgaTTTTTAACTATGTATATAAGAATTTGTTAGTGTGATGTTTCaaaaaggaatttaaaggagaaaatctCACTGAGTCTTAATgtgatttacattttatatagtgTTGGGATTCTGCttagaaagaatttttgtttcttaatcatAAAAAACAAGGTAAAGGTTCATTCAACTATAATAGAAAtctcaagaaaatgaaagttaTTTCTAAATTCTCTTAGTAGCATAGTGCAATGGAATAGTAATTAATCACATAAAGGTAGGTAATAGATATGATATCGCCATAGTTTCGTGTTGCTGTTGTAAACACCATGTCCAAGAACAAGCtgaggaggaaaggctttatttgactTACAAGTCCTTCCTGATTTAGtccactgaagaaagtcagggcaggaactcaagcattaGCAGACACAGAAACCAGACTCATAGTCAAAGTTTTTCTCCTACCTCCCAGGACCACCTcagccagggatggcactgctcCCTGTAAGCTTAGTTCAATCACATCAATCATTGATTGAGAAAACGCCTCACAGAATTATTTACAGGGCAATCCGATAAAGGTAATcttttcagctgggtggtggtggcgcacgcctttaatcccagcactcgggaggcagaggcaggtggatctctgtgagttcaaagccaacctggtctacaagagctagttccaggacagaggctccaaagctacacagaagccctgtctcaaaaaacaaacaaacaaacaaacaaacaaaaaaaaaggtaggaaGGTTCTGAGGGTTCTCTATCATATGACTCTAAGTAGATGAAAACTAACCAGCCCAAACATCAGTGAATTTTAGCTATTGTGTAGTAAGATCTTAATATGCATGTCTAACCATTTGTTTATTATCTCTACTCTCTATAGTATCCTGTGGAACAAATTTTattgtcttccttcttttaaagTTGAAGAAATTAAATGAGAATGGACTGCATAGAAGTCACAGTTAATATCCTGTCTTGTTTGACTGCAAAGACTGAGCTGTGAACTATtctccaaaataatcatacagtcCCTGAAAAGAAAATCTGTACTACACTGTAAAGTGAAATACCTCAAATTCTGtcaaatttcaataaaatttctttcatcgatttgtttattgtgtttttttgttcgctttttttgtttcattttgttttaaagattgagAGTTTGCTTTATAGCCAGACTTGCTTGGAACTCGAGTtctgctttctcagcctgctaCATGCTGTGGCTGGAGGCCTGTCCACCAGGCCCAGATATACACTCAGAGGTAGAGTTTCAGCCTGAATTCCTGTGAGAGGGTAAACTCTGACATTCATTACAGTCCAGAGAATGTTCTGTGATGACTATAACTTGAGCCGGTTTACTA harbors:
- the LOC119817358 gene encoding histone H2A type 1-H-like, coding for MSGRGKQGGKARAKAKTRSSRAGLQFPVGRVHRLLRKGNYAERVGAGAPVYLAAVLEYLTAEILELAGNAARDNKKTRIIPRHLQLAIRNDEELNKLLGRVTIAQGGVLPNIQAVLLPKKTESSHHKAK
- the LOC119817360 gene encoding histone H2B type 1-M; its protein translation is MPEPTKSAPAPKKGSKKAVTKAQKKDGKKRKRSRKESYSVYVYKVLKQVHPDTGISSKAMGIMNSFVNDIFERIAGEASRLAHYNKRSTITSREIQTAVRLLLPGELAKHAVSEGTKAVTKYTSSNILWNKFYCLPSFKVEEIK